The following coding sequences lie in one Sinorhizobium fredii USDA 257 genomic window:
- a CDS encoding ImuA family protein → MAENAVQRQTILSLRDTISRIENCNLPGIVRTAKAADAAGFRRGREGTLHRKVLPLGIAPLDDVLKGGLPLEGLMEIRNAETRDAGAAAGFVAALAVLYQRERKEKGHLAPVLWISQALASREAGQLYAPGLKSYGLDPERFLFVSVRTVKDALWVTETALSVPVFAAVILEIRGNPASLALSESRRLHVRARAGGVPLLLLRQAGEEEASSAFFRFQIKPAPAGERPLPDGSVLCGSFDHPAFHLHVEKSRAYGSAGIFLEWNAHDRRFYPLDERRSAALQAHGQPENPVDPLSASAGRSHRTQPLGRLLAFARAS, encoded by the coding sequence ATGGCCGAGAACGCCGTGCAACGGCAAACCATTCTTTCCCTTCGTGACACCATATCACGGATTGAAAATTGCAACTTGCCTGGAATTGTGCGGACCGCCAAGGCGGCCGATGCCGCCGGCTTTCGGCGCGGCAGGGAAGGAACCTTGCATCGCAAGGTCCTGCCGCTCGGGATTGCGCCGCTCGACGATGTCCTCAAGGGCGGGCTGCCGCTCGAAGGCCTGATGGAAATCCGCAATGCCGAAACCCGCGATGCGGGCGCGGCCGCCGGCTTCGTGGCGGCGCTTGCGGTGCTTTATCAACGGGAAAGGAAGGAGAAAGGCCATCTCGCCCCGGTGCTCTGGATCAGCCAGGCGCTTGCTTCCCGCGAGGCGGGGCAGCTCTATGCGCCCGGCCTCAAGTCCTACGGGCTCGACCCGGAGCGCTTCCTCTTCGTCTCAGTGCGCACCGTCAAGGATGCGCTGTGGGTTACCGAAACAGCACTTTCGGTGCCGGTCTTCGCCGCGGTCATTCTGGAAATCCGCGGCAATCCCGCCAGCCTCGCCTTGAGCGAGAGCCGGCGCCTGCATGTCCGGGCCCGGGCCGGCGGCGTGCCTCTCCTTCTCCTCCGCCAGGCGGGCGAGGAGGAGGCGAGCAGCGCCTTCTTCCGGTTCCAGATCAAGCCGGCGCCGGCCGGCGAACGTCCTCTCCCCGATGGTTCGGTGCTTTGCGGCAGCTTCGATCATCCCGCCTTTCACCTCCATGTCGAAAAAAGCAGGGCTTACGGCTCTGCCGGCATTTTTCTGGAATGGAACGCCCATGACCGCCGCTTCTACCCCCTCGACGAGCGCCGGAGCGCCGCTCTTCAAGCCCACGGACAGCCAGAGAATCCTGTCGATCCACTTTCCGCATCTGCCGGCCGATCGCATCGCACGCAGCCGCTGGGGCGCCTCCTGGCTTTCGCGCGGGCGTCCTGA